The Opitutales bacterium ASA1 genome window below encodes:
- a CDS encoding peroxiredoxin-like family protein yields the protein MSNARPSHLVSASRHILATLASVFLGVSHVVAASPRQAEVGDILPTAILTDAKGNPFNVSEAVREKPAVLVFYRGGWCPYCNAQLSALVEIEDDLASLGYQLLAISPDQPSKLHDAPKREVEPTYALVSDQDLVLAEALGIAFEVPAELVDKYKNSYSIDLEAASGRTHHKLPHPAVFVVDRQGVIRFVHVDPDYRKRLDPAKILTAAKTAADAR from the coding sequence ATGTCGAACGCTCGTCCCTCCCATCTCGTGTCCGCCTCCCGGCATATCCTCGCCACACTCGCCTCCGTCTTCCTCGGCGTATCGCACGTCGTGGCAGCCTCGCCTCGCCAGGCCGAAGTCGGCGACATTCTACCCACGGCGATTCTGACCGACGCAAAAGGCAATCCCTTCAACGTCTCGGAAGCCGTGAGGGAAAAGCCTGCCGTGCTCGTCTTCTACCGCGGAGGTTGGTGCCCTTACTGCAACGCTCAGTTGTCCGCGCTCGTGGAGATCGAAGACGATCTTGCTTCGCTCGGCTACCAACTCCTGGCGATCAGCCCGGACCAGCCGTCGAAACTGCACGACGCCCCGAAGCGCGAGGTCGAGCCGACTTACGCACTGGTGTCGGATCAAGACCTCGTGCTTGCCGAAGCCTTGGGGATCGCCTTCGAGGTCCCGGCTGAACTCGTGGACAAATACAAGAACAGCTACTCGATCGATCTCGAGGCCGCATCCGGACGCACGCATCACAAGCTCCCCCATCCGGCCGTCTTCGTCGTCGACCGGCAGGGCGTGATCCGGTTCGTCCACGTCGATCCCGACTATCGCAAGCGACTCGATCCCGCGAAGATCCTCACGGCGGCGAAGACCGCCGCCGACGCACGCTGA